CTATTGAAGGAAAAGAATCAATAGATCGTGTACATTTAGTTGCACAGGTACTCAATTATTTAGAGCAATATAGTGATCAGTATGTGAAAAATGGCTTTACGTTAATCAAAAAGCTATGGGAAGAATCTTCTTGTACTATTGGAAGCCAAGTGCGTGCGACAACGTTACGTGAAGTTGTAGAAGGTGAAGCAATCGCCATTACCGATTCAGGTGTACTTGAGATTCGTCAGGCTAATGGTGTCGTAAAGGGTGTTTATTCAGCTGATATTGAATTAATTTAACTTGCTTCAGCAGTTTCTTTTTGTACTATAAGCAAAGTGATAGGTAAAGAAGTTCTCTACTATGTCTTTTATTCACGGGGATTCAAATCCCGGCTGAATCAATTTATTGCCGCCGGCGGATTTCACAGATTTATTTCAAGTCAGCTCGAAATACATCTGGACAAAAGTTAGCGAAGTGTAATTTATTCCTCTGTACGTTTTCTTCTAAAATTGATATAGTGGTTCTAGGACAGTATCTAGTTAGCTAGAACTGTACCTAGCAAAGTAATTATTATACTACTATAAAAAATCTGCCTTGATCCATAGTGACAGGGACGGAAGAAAACACGCGTTAAATAACTTGTTTAGTAGGCAACTACTATTCTAAAAAAATCATTTTGTTGCAATTGCTGCAACATTTGTTTTTTGACGCATGAAAAAAACCTAATTGTTTAATTTACGCAATAGGGCTCTTCTGTCTAATTTAAGATGGGAGAGCTTTTTTGTTTTCTTCCTCAAAATGAAGGAGGACAAAATGAAAACGACAGCTCAGTTTTTAACGATGAAGCAGCAGCGAGAAAAAATCGTCATGGTGACGGCTTATGATTATCCAGGAGCAAGATTTGCTGAAGATGCTGGAGTGGATATGATTTTAGTGGGCGATTCTTTGGGGATGGTTGTCCTTGGTTATGAATCGACGATGCGCGTGACGGTGGATGACATGATTCATCATAGTAAAGCAGTTCGTCGCGGCGCACCACAGACGTTTATCGTTGTAGATATGCCATTTGGGTCGTATCACGGAGATGTAAATGACACATTGAAAACGGCGGTGCGTATGATGCAAGAAACTAATGCAAACGCAGTAAAAGTGGAAGGTGCAGGCGATATTGTACCAGTTATTAAAAAATTAACGGATGCAGGTATTCCGGTAGTTGCGCATTTAGGATTATTGCCACAATCAGCAGGAGTGCTAGGTGGTTATAAAGTACAGGGGAAAACAGCTGAACAAGCAGAACAGTTAATTCAAGACGCCTTAGAAGTTGAGCAAGCAGGGGCATGTGCGATTGTCTTAGAATGCATACCACATCAATTAACTGCGGTAGTATCCGAAAAGTTAACGATTCCTACAGTTGGTATTGGTGCAGGGCCAGAAGCAGACGGTCAAGTGCTTGTATTCCATGATTTATTGCAATTTGGCAAACATCATATGCCAAAATTTGTGCACAGCTTTGCTCAGGTTGGCGATGAAATTGAACGCGGTATTAAAGGCTATACGGATGCAGTGAAGGCTGGTACATTCCCAACATTAGCACATAGCTTTACAATGAAAGAAGAAGAGTTAAATGAGCTGTATGGAGGCGTAAAGTAATGAATGTAGTTACAACAATTGCACAATTACGAGAAATTGTTCTTCATGCAAAAAAACAACAGCAAACAATCGGATTAGTCCCGACAATGGGCTATTTACATGAGGGACATTTAACATTAGCAACGAATGCTAGACAAGAAAATGACTTAGTGGTTATGAGCATTTTCGTCAATCCAACTCAATTTGGTCCGAATGAAGATTTTGAGTTGTATCCACGTGATTTAGCGCGTGATACGAAGTTAGCAGAATCAGTTGGTGTTGATATTATTTTCGCGCCTTCAGTTGAAGAAATGTACCCTCAAGATGGTGGCATACGAATTCGAGCTGGTCGTCAAGCTGAATTACTATGTGGTGCCAGTCGTCCAGGACATTTTGATGGTGTGCTTCAAGTCGTTGCTAAACTATTTAATTTAGTTCATCCAGATCGGGCATATTTTGGTCAAAAGGATGCGCAGCAAGTGGCGATTATTCAAACAATGGTACGTGATTATAATTTTCCAATTGGATTGAGAATTGTACCCATTGTACGAGAAGAAGATGGCTTAGCAAAATCAAGTCGTAATGTCTATTTAACGCCGATAGACCGCTCGCAAGCACCTGCTATTCAACAAGCACTACAGCTTGCAAAACGTGAATTGCAAGAAACACATGAAGTTGAAAATGCGCTCGCATTAGCAACAAAGCTAATTGAATATAATACGGACGGCAAAATTGATTATTTATCAATTTTAGCTTATCCAGATTTAACAGAAGTGACTGCGGAAACGGAGCAAATCCTGTTAGCCGTTGCTGTGTATATTGGAAAAACACGTTTAATAGATAATGAAATCTTTTCGTTAAAAGGGGCAATCGCACATGTTTAGAATGATGATGAATAGTAAAATTCACCGCGCACAAGTGACGCAGGCAGATTTAAATTATGTTGGCTCAATTACAATCGACCAAGATATTTTAGATGCGGTAGGGATGTTAGCAAATGAAAAGGTGCATATTGTGAATAATAATAATGGTGCACGTTTTGAAACGTATATTATTGCAGGTGAGCGTGGATCTGGTGTGATTTGTGTAAACGGCGCAGCAGCTCGCCTTGTACAAAAGGGTGATGTTGTCATTATTATTTCGTACGTTTATGTAGACAACAAAGAAGTAGATAACCATAAGCCAACTGTTGCGATTATGGGCGAAAACAACACAATTAAAGAAATGATTAGTTACGAGCCAGAAGCAACAGTAATGTAAGAAAAAAAGGGTCTCCTTTTTGGACAGTGCTCGGCTCGTATATTAATAATCCGCTGTAGGCGGTGCTTCTGCAGTGGTCAGAATGAGGAACGAATGCTAAAAGCGTCACGTCCTGTGACAACGCATTCATGACCAACATCGTATTGGCCTCCATCCTCGGCGCAAAGGGAATGTCCCAGAATTACTTCTGGGACATTCCTTTTTTGTTACAAAAAAAGGTTGTGTTGTTTCATTTTGTAATAATTATATTATACACCTGTAATATCTTTGAAATATTTAATGTGTAAACTAATGGTAGTTGATAAATAACAAATATTTTAAATGTAACAGGAGGAAATGGCTATAATGTTTAAGCATAAATTAATTTTAAGCCTGTCTCTAGTCTTGTTCAGTTCAATTTTATTTGTAAATACTACTAATGCAGCCACATATACAGTAAAAGCCGGAGATAAAATAGAAGAAATTGCAAAGCGTTATGATACTACTGTCCAAGAATTATTAGAATTAAATCGATTACAAAATGCAAATGATATCGTAGAGCACTTAGTATTAATATTACCTGAGGAAAAACCAAAAGAAACGCCAAAAGAGCAGCCGAAAAAGTCAGTAGAAAAGATAGAAACAATAGATGATTATGAGGTTGTTAAAACTTTAACAGTAGAGGCAAGTGCCTTTACGGCAAGTTGTAATGGCTGTTCTGGAAAAACAGCATATGGTATTGATTTACACAAAAACCCTGATATTAAACTAATTGCGGTTGACCCAGATATGATTCCACTTGGAACAAAAGTATGGGTGAAGGGGTACGGGATTGCCATAGCTGGAGATACGGGTGGTTCAATTAAAGGCGGGAAAATTGATGTCTTTATGAAAACAAAAAAAGAAGCGTATAGCTGGGGACGTAAAAAAGTAGAAATCAAAATTCTAAAATAATTAAAAGCGCAAAAACCATTTAGATAACGGGTTTTTGCGTTTTTTCTTTTATTTATAAATAATGTAAGTGATAATAAAATAGATATTTATGTATGAAAGGAAGAGTTTTATGGAAATTATTTTAGCAGTGGGTGCAGTTTTAGGTGCGTTAACAGTAGCAATCGGTGCATTTGCCGCGCATGCGTTAAAAGGCAAATTTGCGGAGGAACGCTATGAGCAAACATTTGAAACAGGTGTACGTTATCAGATGTACCATAGCCTAGCAATCCTAAGTGTTGGATTAGTGATGCGTGTAGTAGGGGAATTACAAATTTTAGAAGTAGCGGCCTATTTAATGTTGGCTGGTATTGTACTGTTTTCGGGTAGTCTATATGTACTTTCAGTTACTGGAATTCGAAAGCTCGGTGCCATTACGCCAATTGGTGGGGTCTGCTTTATTGCTGGATGGATTTGTGTTGCTGTAGGTGTTCTGTAGCTAATGTTGTTCCAAATAGTCTACTTTGTTTTAGTTTATACATATGTAAAGATTCACATGAAATCTACTTTACACATGTAAAAAATTCAAGTTCGGTTGCATTCCAAATATTGTGGTGTTAATGTGAAAAATGAGGTGGAAAAAATGGAAAACTTTGATTTGGCTGTAATTGGTGCTGGTCCAGGTGGTTATGTAGCAGCAATTCATGCAGCAAAAAGTGGTTTGAGGGTCGCGCTAGTAGAACGCGATAAAGTAGGGGGTGCTTGTTATAACGTAGGGTGCATCCCATCTAAAATTATGCTAGAACATAGTAAATTAGTGCAAGAAATTCGACGTGGTACAGATTGGGGCGTTACGGTACCGACAATTAATATTGATTTTTCAAAGTTAATGAAGCGAAAAGATAAAGTGGTCGAAGAGTTGTTAACGAATATTGAAACATTTATTGAAAACGCACAAATTACAATGTATCGAGGGGAAGCAGCGGTCACAGCTGAGCGTAAAGTCATTGTAGGGAATGAATCATTTTCAGCCGACAAAGTGATTTTAGCCACAGGTAGTACACCGTTTGTACCCCCATTTAAAGGGATTGAAACAGCAAATTACCATACTACGGATACGTTCTTTAGTATTCAAGAGCTACCAAAGCAATTAACGATTATCGGTGGTGGGGTAATTGCAATTGAGATGGCCTTTGCTTTAGCACCAATGGGAACAAAGGTGACAGTATTAAATCATAGTCAAGATATTTTACAAACGGAAGAGCCAGATGCACGCCCAATTATCAAAGAGAAAATGAAACAATTAGGCATCGAACTCATTACAGAATTCACATTTGAGGAGATTCACGCAGATTATATTCAAACGTCGATTGGTAATTTCCCGTTTGAGAATTTATTGTTCGTAACAGGCAGACGTCCCAATACACAAATTGCTGACGCGCTTGAAATGGATATGGATGGTCGTTTGATCAAGGTGAATAATCATTATGAAACAAGTATCCCAGGCATTTTTGCGATTGGTGATTTAGTCGGTGGTTTCCAACTTGCTCACTCTGCTAGTGCAGAAGGAATACATGCGGTAGATTTCATTTTAGGGAAGCATCCAAAGGTGATCAATCAGCAAGAAATTCCACGATGTGTGTATACGCATCCAGAAATCGCCACATTCGGAATGCTTGAACACGAAGCACCGTCTGATTCAATCGTAACAAAAATGTATTTACCAACAAACCCGAAAGCGTTACTTGAGGGCAATATACAAGGCTTTATGAAGTTTGTGGCAAGTCCTGAAGGGGATATTTATGGTGCATGTGTTGTTGGTGATGGTGCAACGGAAATGATTAACTCCATGCTAACGGCTAAAGTATTAGGGGGATCAGTCAAAGATTTGGCACGTTTAATATTCCCACATCCAACTGTAAGTGAACATGTTGGAGATGCAGCACGTTCAGTATTTGGTAAAGCGATTCACGCATAATAGATAGTTAGAGCATGTTCATAATATTTGAACATGCTTTTCTTTATAGCCAATTAGTTATTCGCTATAATGATGATACAAAAGACTATATGAGGTGCACCGATGGAACAAGAAATAATAGGAATTATTGAAAAAGAAGTGGAGCAAGCACTTTTTACTTGTATCGATTTAAAGATTGAAGAAAATTATATTGCAATGGGTCAAGAGTTTGCCAAAATACTAGCTCAGTTACAAAAGCATGATTTCATAAGCCCGACTTTAAAGGTAATTGTAGATCCCGAAAGCTGCTTAACGGAGACTCGTATTTTACTAGAAAGTTTGCAAGAAGCACAGCGTCGTCATACTTCGCGCGGTAAGCTTTTAACACATCGCCAAATATTAAATGTTTGGTTACGTAAGAATGTGCATTATCAACGTGAGATTTTGCCTGGTTCCTTTTAATAAATTTTCAGAAAATGATAGAAAATTATTGCATGTTAGATTCTATTTCGTTAAAATAAATATATTCGAATACGAGAGCAAGGCATGGTGGAGACAGTCAATCTGGCTACAGCTATGCCTTTTTTAGTGTATAAAGAAAGGAGACACCAAATGTTTATTTTTCAAATTGTTATTGTTTTATTAGCGACAAAAATAGCCGGACATTTTTCGGTTCGACTTGGTCAACCTTCTGTACTAGGGAAAATCTTAATCGGGATTATTATAGGTCCGGCAATGCTAGGTTGGATTACTGATAGCGAAGTAATACAAACGTTTAGTCAGATTGGTGTTATTTTACTGATGTTTTTAGCCGGTTTAGAAACCGATTTAGAGGATTTAAATGCAAATATGAAAGGCGCAGTATTTGTAGCAGTAGGTGGTGTAATTTTACCAATTGCATTGAGCTATCCATTAGCATTGTCATTTGGACTAACGCAAGGTCAAGCTATTTTCATTGGTTTAACTCTTGCAGCAACGTCAGTTAGTATTTCTGTTCAAACTTTAAATGAAATTGGCTGGTTAAAAAGTAGAGAGGGTTCAGTATTACTTGGTGCGGCGGTACTTGATGATATTATCGTCGTTGTACTGATTGCAATTGCGATGAGTTTCTTAGTAGGGGATGATGTATCGATCCCAACATTAATCGGTGGGAAAGTATTCTTCTTTGTCTTATTATTCGTTGTGGCAAAGTACGTAATTCCTCCATTCTTGAAGGCATTTAGCCGTTTAAAAGTAACAGAGTCTTTACTAAGTGGTGCGCTCATAGCATGTTTTGCACTTGCGTACATTGGTGAACATTATTTCGGTATTGCAGCAATTATTGGTGCGTTCTTTATGGGGATTGCTATTGGTCGTACTGAGTTTAAAGAAACAATTGAACATAAGGTAGAACCGATTGCGAGTAGTATGTTCGTACCGTTCTTCTTTGTTAGTATTGGATTATCTGTAACGTTTGATGGCATTACGGAAAATATTTGGTTCTTAGTTGTGTTTTCAATTGTAGCGATTTTATCTAAACTAATTGGTTCGGGTTTAGGTGCAAAACTAGCAGGTTTCAGCTGGAAATCATCAACTGGAATCGGTGCGGGGATGATTTCACGTGGTGAGGTTGCATTAATTTTAGCCGGTATGGGTCTATCAAGTGGGTTACTACCTGCAGAAGACTATACACCAATGGTTATCGTTATTATTGTTACAACACTTGTGACACCGCCAATGTTAAAAGGAATTTTCGGAACACGCGAGCACTATCATTCTTAAAATTTGTACTTGCTAATTGCGTACAAATCGATTATTCTATTAAACAGGTGCCAAAACCTCGGTGAAGATTTAGTCTTCACATACAAAAGCTCCACCTAAACAGCACGGACTTGCTGGGAGACTTTTGTTTGTGCAGGGAGATGAGCCCCTGCACACCTTACATATGATAACTAACCTAGTGCTTGCGTTATTGCAGTACTAGGTTTTTTTGTATTTACATGACCTTACCTAACTTATTGTGTTAAAATGCCGTTATATTACTTGAACTGTGAGTTGAATGATTATGAATGAAAGTCAAAAATATGCCATTGTCGATATCGAAACGACTGGTCATTCCCCAGCAAATGGTGACCGTATGATTCAAATTGCGATTGTCATTATGCAACATTGGCAAGTAGTGAAAACTTATACGAAATTTATTCATCCAGGGAAGCCGATTCCGTTGTTTATTCAGGATTTGACGAATATTACTGACGATGATGTCAAAGATGCACTGCCGTTTGAAGCATATGCCGACACGATTTATGAACTGTTACAGGATACCGTATTTGTCGCACATAATACCGATTTTGATTTGGCGTTTTTACAGGCAGAGTTTACACGTGCAGGCCAACCGAAATGGCATGGTAAAAAAATGGATACGGTCGAGCTGGCAAAAATATTATTCCCGATGTCATTAAGCTATAAATTAGGGGATTTGGCGAGCGATTTGAACATTCCACTTGAAAGTGCGCACCGTGCTGATGAAGATGCGCTTGCGACGGCGTTTTTACTAAAGCGTTGCTGGGAAGAGTTGCTAACACTACCTTTAGTAACATTAGAACAGCTACACAAGCGTTCATTCCGTTTACGTTCCAATTTAGCGCAGTTATTTTTTGATGCACTTGTCATGAAGCGTTCAAAAGTTTCAGATGACCGTGAGCATGTTTTTTTCAATAAAATTGCGATTCGGAAAATGGCACCAATACCAAAAGGCTATGAACAACTACAACCGTATCCCCAAACAGTAGAAGAAAAATTGGCATTATTGAAAAAGGCGATTCCGAATTTTGAACTGCGCCCACAGCAATTTGTCATGATGGACCGTATTTATGAAAAGCTTGTGGCTAAACAAGAACATGTTATTGAAGCATCAACAGGTATCGGTAAAACGATGGGCTATTTAATCCCTTCTATTTTTTATGCGAAACAAACAAACCAAAAAGTTGGAATTAGTACGTATACATCACACTTACTTGACCAACTTTTGCAAAATGAAATCCCTGTCATTGAACAGATACTTGGTCAACCAATTAAAGTTGCGCTACTAAAGGGCATGAATCACTATGTGGATGTAGAAAAGTTTGAAAAGCAATTAAAGTCCCTAGACGATTCTTATGATGAAACGTTTACATTACTACAAACATTAATTTGGCTAGCCAAAACCAAAACAGGGGATTTAAACGAATTAAATGTCTCAGGCGGTGGGCAATTACTGCTCGATAAAATTCGCAAAACGGCATTACCAAAAACGACAATGCCGCTCTATGATTTTTATTCGCGTGCAATACAAACAAGTAAACAAGCGGACATTATTATAACAAACCATGCGATGTTACTAAGTGATTTAGTGCGCCATGACCAAATTTTTAATGAATTCGGTGGCTGGATTATCGATGAAGCGCATCAATTTATACAGGCTTCGATTAATCAAGACGAAAAAATCTTTTCATATATGAATTGGAAATATTTATTCGGTCAAATAGGTACCTACGAAGATGAAGCATTGTACTATAAATTAAGCAAAATGGCATTTAAAAAGCATGTCTCAAATCAGCAAACATTGCAACAATTAGAAAAACGTTTTGTACAAATGGTGCAAAGCTTTGATGAAGCAATTACCATATTATTTAATACGGTGAAAAAGCATCCGAAAAATGCACTTAAGCAGCAAAAAATCTCGCTGTTTTTAAACGAATTAGAACTACCGCAAGCACCCTTTGAAAAAGTGGCATCACTTGTTCAGC
This portion of the Solibacillus daqui genome encodes:
- the lpdA gene encoding dihydrolipoyl dehydrogenase — encoded protein: MENFDLAVIGAGPGGYVAAIHAAKSGLRVALVERDKVGGACYNVGCIPSKIMLEHSKLVQEIRRGTDWGVTVPTINIDFSKLMKRKDKVVEELLTNIETFIENAQITMYRGEAAVTAERKVIVGNESFSADKVILATGSTPFVPPFKGIETANYHTTDTFFSIQELPKQLTIIGGGVIAIEMAFALAPMGTKVTVLNHSQDILQTEEPDARPIIKEKMKQLGIELITEFTFEEIHADYIQTSIGNFPFENLLFVTGRRPNTQIADALEMDMDGRLIKVNNHYETSIPGIFAIGDLVGGFQLAHSASAEGIHAVDFILGKHPKVINQQEIPRCVYTHPEIATFGMLEHEAPSDSIVTKMYLPTNPKALLEGNIQGFMKFVASPEGDIYGACVVGDGATEMINSMLTAKVLGGSVKDLARLIFPHPTVSEHVGDAARSVFGKAIHA
- the dinG gene encoding ATP-dependent DNA helicase DinG encodes the protein MNESQKYAIVDIETTGHSPANGDRMIQIAIVIMQHWQVVKTYTKFIHPGKPIPLFIQDLTNITDDDVKDALPFEAYADTIYELLQDTVFVAHNTDFDLAFLQAEFTRAGQPKWHGKKMDTVELAKILFPMSLSYKLGDLASDLNIPLESAHRADEDALATAFLLKRCWEELLTLPLVTLEQLHKRSFRLRSNLAQLFFDALVMKRSKVSDDREHVFFNKIAIRKMAPIPKGYEQLQPYPQTVEEKLALLKKAIPNFELRPQQFVMMDRIYEKLVAKQEHVIEASTGIGKTMGYLIPSIFYAKQTNQKVGISTYTSHLLDQLLQNEIPVIEQILGQPIKVALLKGMNHYVDVEKFEKQLKSLDDSYDETFTLLQTLIWLAKTKTGDLNELNVSGGGQLLLDKIRKTALPKTTMPLYDFYSRAIQTSKQADIIITNHAMLLSDLVRHDQIFNEFGGWIIDEAHQFIQASINQDEKIFSYMNWKYLFGQIGTYEDEALYYKLSKMAFKKHVSNQQTLQQLEKRFVQMVQSFDEAITILFNTVKKHPKNALKQQKISLFLNELELPQAPFEKVASLVQQWLDGAKSLHMQFMTDVNELAPEHQYLLEQWQYWMDEFKIKLSEWDDVFLRQEDNFSCWIELDKRSLPGSIQLYKKPVDVTDMIHKLFAPIREQSAVIWTSGTLTVPNNERFITNQLGIDASIQIEKLHADPSYYDGANVYIVDDMPDIQTVSQSDYIEEVAHAITNAVRMTEGRSFVLFTSQEMLRQTVDLIHESELLSDYMLFAQGVTAGSRMRLLKSFQKFNHSVLFGTNSFWEGVDVPGDGLATVIVVRLPFSAPEEPSFKARAEHLQKQGVNAFTELALPEAVLRFKQGFGRLIRSSHDRGAFIVLDRRIETKSYGQEFIEALPPISIQKLPLHSMVQQLGNWYNEKR
- a CDS encoding 3D domain-containing protein; translation: MFKHKLILSLSLVLFSSILFVNTTNAATYTVKAGDKIEEIAKRYDTTVQELLELNRLQNANDIVEHLVLILPEEKPKETPKEQPKKSVEKIETIDDYEVVKTLTVEASAFTASCNGCSGKTAYGIDLHKNPDIKLIAVDPDMIPLGTKVWVKGYGIAIAGDTGGSIKGGKIDVFMKTKKEAYSWGRKKVEIKILK
- the panD gene encoding aspartate 1-decarboxylase, giving the protein MFRMMMNSKIHRAQVTQADLNYVGSITIDQDILDAVGMLANEKVHIVNNNNGARFETYIIAGERGSGVICVNGAAARLVQKGDVVIIISYVYVDNKEVDNHKPTVAIMGENNTIKEMISYEPEATVM
- a CDS encoding cation:proton antiporter, with the protein product MFIFQIVIVLLATKIAGHFSVRLGQPSVLGKILIGIIIGPAMLGWITDSEVIQTFSQIGVILLMFLAGLETDLEDLNANMKGAVFVAVGGVILPIALSYPLALSFGLTQGQAIFIGLTLAATSVSISVQTLNEIGWLKSREGSVLLGAAVLDDIIVVVLIAIAMSFLVGDDVSIPTLIGGKVFFFVLLFVVAKYVIPPFLKAFSRLKVTESLLSGALIACFALAYIGEHYFGIAAIIGAFFMGIAIGRTEFKETIEHKVEPIASSMFVPFFFVSIGLSVTFDGITENIWFLVVFSIVAILSKLIGSGLGAKLAGFSWKSSTGIGAGMISRGEVALILAGMGLSSGLLPAEDYTPMVIVIIVTTLVTPPMLKGIFGTREHYHS
- a CDS encoding DUF423 domain-containing protein, coding for MEIILAVGAVLGALTVAIGAFAAHALKGKFAEERYEQTFETGVRYQMYHSLAILSVGLVMRVVGELQILEVAAYLMLAGIVLFSGSLYVLSVTGIRKLGAITPIGGVCFIAGWICVAVGVL
- the panC gene encoding pantoate--beta-alanine ligase, with product MNVVTTIAQLREIVLHAKKQQQTIGLVPTMGYLHEGHLTLATNARQENDLVVMSIFVNPTQFGPNEDFELYPRDLARDTKLAESVGVDIIFAPSVEEMYPQDGGIRIRAGRQAELLCGASRPGHFDGVLQVVAKLFNLVHPDRAYFGQKDAQQVAIIQTMVRDYNFPIGLRIVPIVREEDGLAKSSRNVYLTPIDRSQAPAIQQALQLAKRELQETHEVENALALATKLIEYNTDGKIDYLSILAYPDLTEVTAETEQILLAVAVYIGKTRLIDNEIFSLKGAIAHV
- a CDS encoding transketolase, giving the protein MEQEIIGIIEKEVEQALFTCIDLKIEENYIAMGQEFAKILAQLQKHDFISPTLKVIVDPESCLTETRILLESLQEAQRRHTSRGKLLTHRQILNVWLRKNVHYQREILPGSF
- the panB gene encoding 3-methyl-2-oxobutanoate hydroxymethyltransferase — translated: MKTTAQFLTMKQQREKIVMVTAYDYPGARFAEDAGVDMILVGDSLGMVVLGYESTMRVTVDDMIHHSKAVRRGAPQTFIVVDMPFGSYHGDVNDTLKTAVRMMQETNANAVKVEGAGDIVPVIKKLTDAGIPVVAHLGLLPQSAGVLGGYKVQGKTAEQAEQLIQDALEVEQAGACAIVLECIPHQLTAVVSEKLTIPTVGIGAGPEADGQVLVFHDLLQFGKHHMPKFVHSFAQVGDEIERGIKGYTDAVKAGTFPTLAHSFTMKEEELNELYGGVK